Within the Octopus sinensis linkage group LG17, ASM634580v1, whole genome shotgun sequence genome, the region ATAATACAGATAATCTGAGAAActaaaacagattccatcaaGGTCTCTTAGCttctcaaaaataaaacaaaaataaagaaaactaagatgaaagttaaacattttattatttcaaaaatgttaacCGTTTCTACTAAATTAGAATGACTGCTCTTCACTAACTGTCAACGTGATTTTATGTAGTGAAATATGCCGCCAAGATGAAAGTCGCGCCATCACTTATTCTTTTCACTGTGAATTACTCCACTCCAAGGCACTAGTGCCGAAGAGGTTCACTTTGGTGAGTTttattgtttcgtttttttttttttttttttccaatatactTCTTACAAACTGCAATCATGCTCTGAATTAAAGATTTAACTGAAGGTTAAAATGCAAAAAGAATAAGGAAAGCCATCATCAAACAAAAGAGACCCATGGCTTCTGACAGAGCAAATCCCAAAATGGCATATGAAAACAGCTGTTGTTTCAGAGATGGATTTCTGGCATAACCAATTACTAAGTTTCCAAATACACTTCCAATACCAGCACCTACAATGAGAAAAgggttttcttttaaattaatctaaaagtataaacaatttaagtCCCTAATAGTCAACCCCTAGAAGGTTGACAGGGAAAATTCTTAACACCCATATCTACATGATGTTCACACTAATAAAGTTTGGAGTTTGAAAAAAAGCCCAATGTAAACAGACTAATTTTTGGCTATCTAATTAAAATGAGTTTAAAGAGATGGGGACTAGATAGGGTGTAATTTAATTCACTGACCTGAACCTGCAGCCCCAACTGTAGCTGCTCCAGCACCAATGTATTTTGCTGCCTGATCAATATCGTTTCGTACAGAGCTGGTCTGGAAAAATCGTACCTGTTGCAGTAGAAAATTAATCAAATATGTAGCATGAGCCAGGTGAGATGATAAATCTATGCTTAAAAAATGAGCAAAGAataattgcaaagaaaaaaaaaaaaaagaaaaaaaaaagagtaaagcatGACAAACCTGGTTCTGAATTATTGAAAGCATTTGTGATTGTGAAATAGAAAAGCTAGTGCAGCTAGCCAATGGCACAAGAGATTGAGACTGTGagttctgaaaaataaaata harbors:
- the LOC115220833 gene encoding ATP synthase lipid-binding protein, mitochondrial, yielding MYACTRYIPSATRCMLTSSRSALRPLGSTVIPMQENSQSQSLVPLASCTSFSISQSQMLSIIQNQVRFFQTSSVRNDIDQAAKYIGAGAATVGAAGSGAGIGSVFGNLVIGYARNPSLKQQLFSYAILGFALSEAMGLFCLMMAFLILFAF